A single window of Gadus morhua chromosome 22, gadMor3.0, whole genome shotgun sequence DNA harbors:
- the ubp1 gene encoding upstream-binding protein 1 isoform X4: MAWVLKMDDATIESGLVHDFDASLSGIGQELGAGAYSMSDVLALPIFKQEDSSLPDDVETKNLPFQYVLCAATSPAVKLHDETLTYLNQGQSYEVRMLDNRKPGELPEIHNKMVKSTVRVVFHDRRLQYTEHQQLEGWKWNRPGDRLLDIDIPMSVGIVEPKTNPSQLNAAEFLWDINKRTSVFVQVHCISTEFTPRKHGGEKGVPFRIQIDTFAPGEAADYTEHLHSSSCQIKVFKPKGADRKQKTDREKMEKRTALEKEKYQPSYDTTILSECNATCALDLLLSMCVPGSSQMRLEPIIEDAADHELKKSSKRTLPADCGDSLAKRGSCSPWPDNAYVSTNQAATPSFTSSPLSTYTASSVPDSESSSPNHQADPVSNVNTEQLSPTASIQDAQKWLLKNRFNSYARLFSHFSGSDLLKLTRDDLVQICGAADGIRLFNALKSRSVRPRLTLYVCQEALIESPLLERRGNSENGEPGSPSSLYGTMYHALYLEDLTAAELIRKMASVCNLPLCTINQVYRQGPTGIHILLSDQMVYNLPDESCFLICSLKDDLGEGLHLILK, translated from the exons ATGGCCTGGGTGTTGAAGATGGACGACGCCACCATCGAGTCGGGCTTGGTGCACGACTTTGATGCCAGCCTGTCGGGCATTGGGCAGGAGCTTGGGGCTGGCGCCTACAGTATGAG CGACGTGCTCGCTCTCCCCATCTTCAAGCAGGAGGACTCCAGCCTGCCCGACGACGTTGAGACCAAAAACCTGCCATTCCAGTATGTGCTCTGTGCCGCCACGTCGCCTGCCGTCAAACTGCACGACGAGACCCTCACATACCTcaaccaag GCCAGTCTTACGAGGTGCGCATGTTGGACAACAGGAAGCCAGGGGAGTTACCTGAGATACACAACAAGATGGTTAAG agcacgGTGCGCGTGGTGTTCCATGACCGCCGGCTGCAGTACACGGAGCACCAACAGCTGGAGGGCTGGAAGTGGAATCGCCCCGGCGACCGTCTCCTTGACATCG acATCCCCATGTCGGTGGGTATCGTAGAGCCCAAGACGAACCCCTCCCAGTTGAATGCTGCAGAGTTCCTCTGGGACATCAACAAGAGAACCTCTGTTTTTGTACAG gtacaCTGCATCAGCACAGAGTTCACCCCCAGGAAGCACGGCGGGGAGAAGGGGGTGCCCTTCCGGATCCAGATCGACACCTTCGCCCCCGGAGAGGCGGCCGACTACACGGAGCACctgcactcctcctcctgccagATCAAAGTCTTCAAG ccaaagGGAGCAGACCGGAAGCAGAAGACTGACAGGGAGAAGATGGAGAAGCGCACAGCACTAGAGAAGGAGAAGTACCAGCCATCCTACGATACCACTATCCTGTCAGAG TGCAACGCAACATGTGCCCTGGACCTTCTACTGAGTATGTGtgtccctggctcctcccagaTGAGGCTGGAGCCCATCATAGAGGACGCGGCGGACCACGAGCTCAAGAAGTCCAGCAAGCGGACTCTCCCGGCCGACTGTGGCGACTCGCTGGCCAAGCGGGGCAGT TGTTCCCCGTGGCCGGACAACGCCTATGTCAGCACAAACCAGGCAGCTaccccctccttcacctcctcccccctctccacctacACAGCCTCCTCGGTGCCAGACAG CGAATCTTCGTCCCCCAACCACCAGGCCGACCCGGTCAGCAATGTCaacacagag CAGCTCAGCCCAACGGCCTCCATCCAGGACGCCCAGAAGTGGCTCCTAAAGAACCGCTTCAACTCCTATGCGCGCCTCTTCTCCCACTTCTCAG gttCCGATTTGTTGAAGCTCACCCGGGACGACCTGGTCCAGATATGTGGGGCCGCCGACGGCATCAGGCTCTTTAATGCACTTAAATCCAG GTCAGTGCGTCCCAGGCTGACTCTGTACGTCTGCCAGGAGGCGCTGATTGAGAGCCCCCTGCTGGAGAGACGTGGCAACAGCGAGAACGGGGAGCCCGGCAGCCCCTCCAGCCTCTACGGTACTA TGTACCACGCTCTCTACCTAGAGGACTTGACCGCAGCAGAGCTGATTCGCAAGATGGCGTCCGTGTGCAACCTTCCCCTCTGCACCATCAACCAGGTGTACCGCCAGGGCCCCACTGGCATACACATACTGCTCAgtgaccag ATGGTGTACAACCTCCCTGACGAGAGCTGCTTTCTGATCTGCTCTCTTAAAG acgACCTCGGCGAGGGTCTCCATCTGATCCTGAAGTAG
- the ubp1 gene encoding upstream-binding protein 1 isoform X7, translated as MAWVLKMDDATIESGLVHDFDASLSGIGQELGAGAYSMSDVLALPIFKQEDSSLPDDVETKNLPFQYVLCAATSPAVKLHDETLTYLNQGQSYEVRMLDNRKPGELPEIHNKMVKSTVRVVFHDRRLQYTEHQQLEGWKWNRPGDRLLDIDIPMSVGIVEPKTNPSQLNAAEFLWDINKRTSVFVQVHCISTEFTPRKHGGEKGVPFRIQIDTFAPGEAADYTEHLHSSSCQIKVFKPKGADRKQKTDREKMEKRTALEKEKYQPSYDTTILSEMRLEPIIEDAADHELKKSSKRTLPADCGDSLAKRGSCSPWPDNAYVSTNQAATPSFTSSPLSTYTASSVPDSESSSPNHQADPVSNVNTEQLSPTASIQDAQKWLLKNRFNSYARLFSHFSGSDLLKLTRDDLVQICGAADGIRLFNALKSRSVRPRLTLYVCQEALIESPLLERRGNSENGEPGSPSSLYGTMYHALYLEDLTAAELIRKMASVCNLPLCTINQVYRQGPTGIHILLSDQMVYNLPDESCFLICSLKDDLGEGLHLILK; from the exons ATGGCCTGGGTGTTGAAGATGGACGACGCCACCATCGAGTCGGGCTTGGTGCACGACTTTGATGCCAGCCTGTCGGGCATTGGGCAGGAGCTTGGGGCTGGCGCCTACAGTATGAG CGACGTGCTCGCTCTCCCCATCTTCAAGCAGGAGGACTCCAGCCTGCCCGACGACGTTGAGACCAAAAACCTGCCATTCCAGTATGTGCTCTGTGCCGCCACGTCGCCTGCCGTCAAACTGCACGACGAGACCCTCACATACCTcaaccaag GCCAGTCTTACGAGGTGCGCATGTTGGACAACAGGAAGCCAGGGGAGTTACCTGAGATACACAACAAGATGGTTAAG agcacgGTGCGCGTGGTGTTCCATGACCGCCGGCTGCAGTACACGGAGCACCAACAGCTGGAGGGCTGGAAGTGGAATCGCCCCGGCGACCGTCTCCTTGACATCG acATCCCCATGTCGGTGGGTATCGTAGAGCCCAAGACGAACCCCTCCCAGTTGAATGCTGCAGAGTTCCTCTGGGACATCAACAAGAGAACCTCTGTTTTTGTACAG gtacaCTGCATCAGCACAGAGTTCACCCCCAGGAAGCACGGCGGGGAGAAGGGGGTGCCCTTCCGGATCCAGATCGACACCTTCGCCCCCGGAGAGGCGGCCGACTACACGGAGCACctgcactcctcctcctgccagATCAAAGTCTTCAAG ccaaagGGAGCAGACCGGAAGCAGAAGACTGACAGGGAGAAGATGGAGAAGCGCACAGCACTAGAGAAGGAGAAGTACCAGCCATCCTACGATACCACTATCCTGTCAGAG aTGAGGCTGGAGCCCATCATAGAGGACGCGGCGGACCACGAGCTCAAGAAGTCCAGCAAGCGGACTCTCCCGGCCGACTGTGGCGACTCGCTGGCCAAGCGGGGCAGT TGTTCCCCGTGGCCGGACAACGCCTATGTCAGCACAAACCAGGCAGCTaccccctccttcacctcctcccccctctccacctacACAGCCTCCTCGGTGCCAGACAG CGAATCTTCGTCCCCCAACCACCAGGCCGACCCGGTCAGCAATGTCaacacagag CAGCTCAGCCCAACGGCCTCCATCCAGGACGCCCAGAAGTGGCTCCTAAAGAACCGCTTCAACTCCTATGCGCGCCTCTTCTCCCACTTCTCAG gttCCGATTTGTTGAAGCTCACCCGGGACGACCTGGTCCAGATATGTGGGGCCGCCGACGGCATCAGGCTCTTTAATGCACTTAAATCCAG GTCAGTGCGTCCCAGGCTGACTCTGTACGTCTGCCAGGAGGCGCTGATTGAGAGCCCCCTGCTGGAGAGACGTGGCAACAGCGAGAACGGGGAGCCCGGCAGCCCCTCCAGCCTCTACGGTACTA TGTACCACGCTCTCTACCTAGAGGACTTGACCGCAGCAGAGCTGATTCGCAAGATGGCGTCCGTGTGCAACCTTCCCCTCTGCACCATCAACCAGGTGTACCGCCAGGGCCCCACTGGCATACACATACTGCTCAgtgaccag ATGGTGTACAACCTCCCTGACGAGAGCTGCTTTCTGATCTGCTCTCTTAAAG acgACCTCGGCGAGGGTCTCCATCTGATCCTGAAGTAG